The Linepithema humile isolate Giens D197 chromosome 7, Lhum_UNIL_v1.0, whole genome shotgun sequence genome has a window encoding:
- the LOC105678388 gene encoding dynein assembly factor with WD repeat domains 1, whose amino-acid sequence MKLLKFLLRYFPPGLALEYTQGGDVKTKMIDLLDLSAETDVRALAESIKAAEPVITESVMDQLVETLQKLQAKVCDTNAKHYYKYKTLQTHLLPVTSIALDKLGKRCLTGSYDRTCKVWDIDSGTELLTLEGHKNVVYAVSFNNPTSDKIVTGSFDRTAKVWCSRTGHCLATMWGHDAEVVVAKFSPTQCSLTTGSIDATSKIFHVETGQELGTLRGHTAEVIALHYNDDGNQIISGSFDGTVNIWDARTFARTSVLIGHHAALSNCLYNFDCSLIASSSMDKSAKIWDARMNSCVATLRGHEDELLDLAFDNNGKKLATASSDTTARVWDISSTFQQLTLMKGHQEEVSKVCFSPNGRQLLTASLDRTARLWSVDDGSCFQQLKGHTDDVFACAFSYAGDSIITASKDNTCTIWR is encoded by the exons GTCTCGCACTGGAATATACGCAAGGCGGTGACGTGAAGACAAAAATGATCGATCTATTGGATTTGTCCGCCGA AACGGACGTAAGAGCATTAGCGGAGAGTATAAAAGCAGCCGAACCTGTAATAACCGAAAGTGTAATGGACCAGTTAGTCGAGACCTTGCAGAAGCTGCAGGCTAAAGTTTGCGACACAAATGCCAAGCATTACTACAAATACAAAACCTTACAGACTCATCTTTTACCGGTCACGAGCATAGCGCTCGATAAACTAGGTAAAAg ATGCTTGACAGGCAGCTATGACCGAACTTGTAAAGTTTGGGACATTGACAGTGGAACGGAGCTTCTTACTCTCGAAGGCCATAAGAACGTGGTCTATGCTGTCTCCTTCAACAATCCAACTTC AGACAAAATTGTGACTGGATCCTTCGACAGAACGGCAAAAGTCTGGTGCTCACGGACGGGTCATTGCCTCGCAACCATGTGGGGTCACGACGCGGAAGTAGTGGTAGCTAAATTCTCACCGACGCAATGCAGCCTGACGACCGGCTCCATTGACGCAACGTCAAAAATATTCCATGTAGAAACCg GTCAGGAATTGGGCACGTTGAGAGGCCATACGGCGGAAGTTATTGCGTTGCATTACAACGATGATGGAAATCAGATCATATCGGGTTCCTTTGACGGGACCGTGAACATCTGGGATGCAAGGACTTTTGC ACGAACGAGCGTACTGATCGGGCATCACGCGGCGTTGTCCAACTGCCTCTACAACTTCGACTGTTCGCTGATCGCGTCGTCGTCGATGGATAAAAGCGCGAAGATATGGGATGCGAGGATGAATTCCTGCGTGGCCACGCTGCGGGGACACGAGGACGAACTTCTGGATCTCGCTTTCGACAACAACGGCAAGAAACTGGCGACAGCCAGCAGCGACACTACCGCGCGAGTTTGGGATATAAGCAGCACGTTTCAACAATTGACTCTGATGAAAGGCCATCAGGAGGAAGTTTCGAAAG TGTGCTTCAGTCCGAACGGCCGTCAGCTTCTAACCGCTTCCTTGGACAGAACAGCCAGACTGTGGTCTGTAGACGACGGCTCCTGCTTTCAGCAATTAAAAGGTCACACCGACGACGTCTTCGCTTGTGCGTTCTCGTACGCGGGGGATAGCATAATTACCGCTAGCAAGGATAATACATGCACGATCTGGAGATGA